A window of the Scandinavium goeteborgense genome harbors these coding sequences:
- a CDS encoding ABC transporter ATP-binding protein, whose translation MIVFSSLQIRRGVRVLLDNATATINPGQKVGLVGKNGCGKSTLLSLLKNEISADGGSFTYPGNWQLAWVNQETPALPQPALDYVIDGDREYRQLEAELNAANERNDGHAIATVHGKLDAIDAWTIRARASSLLHGLGFSNEQLERPTSSFSGGWRMRLNLAQALICRSDLLLLDEPTNHLDLDAVIWLERWLKSYQGTLILISHDRDFLDPVVGKIIHIEQQAMFEYTGNYSSFEIQRATRLSQQQSMYESQQQKVAHLQSFIDRFKAKASKAKQAQSRVKMLERMELIAPAHVDNPFQFSFREPESLPNPLLKMEKVSAGYGDRTILDSIKLNLVPGSRIGLLGRNGAGKSTLIKLLAGELEAQSGEMGLAKGIKLGYFAQHQLEFLRADESPLQHLVRLAPQVLEQQLRDYLGGFGFQGDKVSEETRRFSGGEKARLVLALVVWQRPNLLLLDEPTNHLDLDMRQALTEALIEFEGALVVVSHDRHLLRSTTDDLYLVHDAKVEPFDGDLEDYQQWLSDVQKQESQNDDAPKDNANSAQARKDQKRRDAELRTLTQPLRKEITRLEKEMEKLNTKLAAAEEKLGDSGLYDQARKAELTECLQQQATAKSGLEECEMAWLDAQEQLEQMLQEE comes from the coding sequence ATGATTGTTTTCTCCTCGTTACAAATTCGTCGCGGCGTGCGTGTCCTGCTGGATAACGCCACAGCCACTATTAACCCTGGGCAAAAAGTGGGTCTGGTGGGAAAAAACGGCTGCGGCAAATCCACGCTGCTGTCGCTACTAAAGAACGAGATCAGCGCCGATGGCGGCAGTTTCACCTATCCGGGAAACTGGCAGCTGGCGTGGGTGAATCAGGAAACCCCTGCCCTCCCTCAGCCCGCTCTCGACTATGTGATTGATGGCGACCGCGAATATCGTCAGCTTGAAGCCGAACTGAATGCGGCCAACGAGCGTAACGACGGTCACGCAATCGCCACCGTACACGGCAAACTGGATGCCATTGATGCGTGGACCATTCGCGCCCGCGCCTCCAGCCTGCTGCATGGTCTGGGCTTCAGCAATGAACAGCTCGAGCGCCCAACCAGCTCCTTCTCCGGCGGCTGGCGTATGCGTCTCAACCTGGCCCAGGCGCTGATATGCCGTTCTGATCTGCTACTGCTCGATGAACCGACGAACCACCTCGATCTCGACGCCGTTATCTGGCTGGAGAGATGGCTGAAAAGCTATCAGGGCACGCTGATCCTGATTTCCCATGACCGCGATTTCCTCGACCCGGTGGTCGGTAAAATTATTCACATCGAACAACAGGCGATGTTTGAGTACACCGGCAACTACTCCTCGTTTGAGATCCAGCGCGCAACTCGCCTGTCTCAGCAGCAGTCGATGTACGAAAGCCAGCAGCAAAAAGTGGCTCACTTGCAGAGCTTTATTGATCGCTTTAAAGCGAAAGCGTCTAAAGCCAAACAGGCCCAAAGCCGTGTGAAGATGCTGGAACGCATGGAGCTGATTGCTCCGGCGCATGTCGATAACCCATTCCAGTTCAGCTTCCGCGAACCGGAAAGCCTGCCCAATCCATTACTCAAAATGGAAAAAGTCAGCGCGGGCTACGGCGATCGCACCATTCTGGATTCGATTAAACTCAATCTCGTCCCCGGCTCGCGCATTGGCTTGTTGGGTCGGAACGGCGCGGGTAAATCGACGCTGATTAAACTGCTGGCCGGCGAACTGGAAGCCCAGAGCGGTGAGATGGGTCTGGCGAAGGGGATTAAACTCGGCTACTTCGCCCAGCATCAGCTGGAGTTTTTACGCGCCGACGAATCGCCGTTGCAGCATCTGGTGCGTCTGGCGCCGCAGGTGCTGGAACAACAGCTGCGCGATTATCTCGGCGGCTTTGGTTTCCAGGGCGATAAGGTCAGCGAAGAAACGCGTCGCTTCTCCGGCGGTGAAAAAGCCCGTCTGGTACTGGCGCTAGTCGTCTGGCAGCGCCCGAACCTGCTGCTGCTCGATGAACCAACGAACCACCTGGATCTCGACATGCGCCAGGCGCTGACTGAAGCGCTGATTGAATTCGAAGGCGCGCTGGTTGTGGTTTCGCACGACCGTCACCTACTGCGCTCCACCACCGACGATCTGTATCTTGTTCACGATGCGAAAGTGGAACCTTTCGATGGCGATCTGGAAGATTATCAGCAATGGCTGAGCGATGTTCAGAAGCAGGAAAGTCAGAACGACGACGCGCCAAAAGACAACGCCAACAGCGCTCAGGCGCGTAAAGATCAGAAACGTCGTGACGCGGAACTGCGCACCCTGACGCAGCCGCTGCGCAAAGAGATTACCCGTCTGGAAAAAGAGATGGAAAAGCTCAATACCAAGCTTGCTGCGGCAGAAGAAAAACTCGGCGACAGTGGGCTGTACGATCAGGCACGCAAAGCGGAACTCACCGAGTGCCTGCAACAGCAGGCCACGGCGAAATCTGGGCTGGAAGAGTGCGAAATGGCGTGGCTGGATGCGCAAGAACAGCTGGAACAGATGCTTCAGGAAGAGTGA
- the kefG gene encoding glutathione-regulated potassium-efflux system ancillary protein KefG, with product MSETAKVLLLYAHPESQDSVANRVLLKPAQQLENVTVHDLYAHYPDFFIDIPREQKLLQEHDVIVFQHPLYTYSCPALLKEWLDRVLSRGFASGPGGNHLAGKYWRSVITTGEPESAYRHDSLNRYSMSDVLRPFELTAAMCRMHWMNPIIVYWARRQPPEALASHARAYGDWLANPITPGGR from the coding sequence ATGTCAGAAACAGCAAAAGTTTTGCTGCTGTATGCCCATCCGGAATCTCAAGACTCGGTGGCCAACCGGGTTTTGCTTAAGCCGGCTCAACAGCTTGAAAACGTGACCGTACATGATTTGTACGCGCACTACCCTGATTTTTTTATCGACATACCGCGCGAGCAAAAGCTGCTCCAGGAGCATGACGTTATCGTGTTCCAGCATCCGCTTTATACCTATAGCTGCCCGGCTCTGTTGAAAGAGTGGCTCGATCGCGTTCTGAGTCGCGGTTTCGCCAGCGGTCCTGGAGGGAATCACCTCGCGGGAAAGTACTGGCGTAGCGTGATAACCACCGGCGAGCCGGAAAGTGCGTATCGCCACGACTCCCTCAATCGCTATTCGATGAGCGACGTTTTGCGCCCTTTTGAGCTGACGGCCGCGATGTGCCGCATGCACTGGATGAATCCGATTATTGTTTACTGGGCGCGTCGGCAGCCGCCAGAAGCGTTGGCGAGCCATGCCAGAGCTTATGGCGACTGGCTGGCGAACCCTATCACTCCAGGAGGTCGCTAA
- the kefB gene encoding glutathione-regulated potassium-efflux system protein KefB, giving the protein MEGTDLLLAGVLFLFAAVAAVPLASRIGIGPVLGYLLAGIAIGPWGLGFISDVDEILHFSELGVVFLMFIIGLELNPSKLWQLRQSIFGVGAAQVLLSAAILTGLLMLTNFSWQAAVVGGIGLAMSSTAMALQLMREKGMNRNESGQLGFSVLLFQDLAVIPALALVPLLAGAGDEHPDWIKIGMKVLAFVGVLIGGRYLLRPVFRYIAGSGVREVFTAATLLLVLGSALFMDALGLSMALGTFLAGVLLAESEYRHELEIAIEPFKGLLLGLFFISVGMALNLGILYTHILLVLVGVIVLVAVKSLVLYALARIYGLRSSERMQFSVVLSQGGEFAFVLFSAASSQRMFHHDQMALLLVTVTMSMMTTPLLMKIVDKVLSRRINSPEEEDETPWVEDDKPQVIVVGFGRFGQVIGRLLMANKMRITVLERDISAVNLMRKYGYKVYYGDATQIELLRSAGAEEAQSIVITCNGPEDTMKLVEICQQHFPHLHILARARGRVEAHELLQAGVKQFSRETFSSALELGRKALITLGVHPHQAHRAQLHFRRLDMRMLRELMPVHSDTQQISRVREARRELEEIFQREMQQERRQLDGWDEFE; this is encoded by the coding sequence ATGGAAGGAACGGATTTGCTGCTAGCGGGCGTGCTGTTCCTGTTTGCCGCCGTTGCCGCGGTGCCGCTGGCCTCACGTATAGGTATTGGTCCGGTATTGGGCTATTTGTTGGCGGGGATCGCCATCGGCCCGTGGGGCCTGGGCTTTATCAGCGACGTCGATGAAATTCTTCATTTCTCCGAGCTCGGCGTGGTGTTCCTGATGTTCATCATCGGGCTGGAGCTGAATCCCTCCAAACTTTGGCAGCTGCGGCAATCCATATTTGGAGTGGGTGCGGCGCAGGTTCTTTTGAGTGCGGCGATCCTCACCGGCTTGCTGATGCTGACCAACTTCTCCTGGCAGGCGGCGGTGGTCGGCGGGATTGGGCTGGCGATGTCTTCGACGGCGATGGCGTTGCAGCTCATGCGCGAGAAAGGTATGAACCGCAACGAGTCCGGTCAGCTGGGCTTTTCGGTGCTACTGTTCCAGGACTTAGCGGTGATCCCGGCGTTAGCGCTGGTGCCGCTGCTGGCGGGGGCCGGTGACGAACATCCGGACTGGATCAAAATCGGCATGAAGGTGCTGGCGTTTGTCGGCGTGCTGATTGGCGGACGTTATCTGCTGCGCCCGGTGTTCCGCTATATTGCGGGCTCCGGCGTGCGTGAAGTGTTCACCGCGGCGACGCTACTGTTGGTGCTGGGTTCGGCCCTGTTTATGGATGCCCTGGGCCTGTCGATGGCGCTCGGTACGTTTCTCGCTGGTGTGTTGTTGGCGGAAAGTGAGTACCGGCACGAACTGGAAATCGCCATTGAGCCGTTCAAGGGCCTGCTCCTGGGACTGTTCTTTATCTCCGTCGGCATGGCACTGAATCTTGGGATTTTGTATACCCATATCTTGCTGGTGCTGGTCGGTGTGATTGTGCTGGTGGCGGTGAAATCGCTGGTGCTTTACGCGCTGGCCCGGATCTACGGCCTGCGCAGTTCAGAGCGGATGCAGTTTTCCGTGGTGCTAAGCCAGGGTGGGGAATTTGCCTTTGTGCTGTTTTCTGCCGCATCGTCGCAGCGAATGTTCCACCATGACCAGATGGCGCTGCTGTTGGTGACGGTGACGATGTCGATGATGACCACGCCGCTACTGATGAAAATCGTCGATAAGGTGCTTTCTCGCCGCATTAATAGCCCGGAAGAAGAAGACGAAACGCCGTGGGTGGAAGATGATAAACCGCAGGTGATTGTGGTCGGATTCGGCCGTTTTGGGCAGGTTATTGGTCGTTTGCTGATGGCCAATAAGATGCGCATCACCGTGCTGGAACGCGACATCAGCGCGGTTAACCTGATGCGTAAATATGGGTATAAAGTGTATTACGGCGATGCCACGCAGATTGAACTTCTGCGTTCGGCAGGCGCGGAAGAGGCGCAGTCGATCGTTATCACCTGTAACGGACCGGAAGACACCATGAAGCTGGTGGAAATTTGCCAGCAGCACTTCCCGCATCTGCACATTTTGGCCCGTGCGCGTGGCCGTGTGGAAGCGCATGAACTTTTACAGGCGGGCGTGAAACAGTTCTCTCGTGAGACCTTTTCCAGTGCGCTGGAACTGGGGCGCAAAGCGCTCATCACGCTCGGGGTGCATCCGCATCAGGCGCATCGTGCGCAGCTTCACTTCCGACGTCTGGATATGCGCATGTTGCGTGAACTGATGCCGGTCCATAGCGATACCCAGCAAATTTCCCGTGTGCGGGAAGCCCGGCGCGAGCTGGAAGAGATTTTCCAACGCGAAATGCAGCAGGAACGACGCCAGCTGGATGGCTGGGACGAATTTGAATAG